CGCTTCCGAGATCGGCGCGTTGTCCGGTGGCACGGGAGGACGGGGAGTCGATTCCACGGCGACCCCCGACGAGGTGGCCGAGGTCGCGGCGCAGGTGGCCGGGGACTTCGCCACCGTGGTCGCGATGAGCGGCGCGGTCGACCTGATCACCGACGGCACCCGGACGGTACGAGTGGCGTCGGGCAACGACCAGCTCACCCGGGTCACCGGAGTGGGGTGCTTCCTCGGGGCGCTGATGGGCGCCTGCGCCGCCGTCACCCCGGATCGGTTGCTCGCGGCGGCCGCCGCCACCGCCTGGGTGTGTGTGGCCGGCGACCGGGCGGCGAAGCAGAGCGAGGGGATCGGCATGTTCGCCGTGGCCTTCCTCGATGCGCTGGACGAGCTGTCGGGCAACGAGATTGCGCAGGGAGGCGCGGTGAGCGTTTCTTGAGCAGGATCGACGCGTCGGTCTACCTGGTGACCGACACCGTGCTCTGCGGCGGGCCGGCCGGGGTGGTCGACACGGTGCGGCGGGCGGTGACCGGGGGAGTCAGTGCGGTTCAGATCCGCGATCCGCTGGCCAGCACCCGTGATCTGGCCGCGCTCGCGACGGCGGTGCTGGACGCGCTCCGGGAGACCGGCATTCCGGTGATCGTGAACGACCGGGTCGACGTCGCCCTCGCGGTCGGGGCCCACGGCGTGCACGTCGGTCAGCGCGATCTGCATCCTCTCGCCGCTCGGCGGCTGATCGGACCGGCCGCCCACCTCGGCCTCTCGGTGTCGACCGAGGCGGAACTGCGGGACGCACTGATGCTGCCGGACGGCACCGTCGATCTGCTCGGGGTCGGCCCGATCCGGGACACGCCGTCCAAGACCGACGCCGCACCCGCGATCGGGTTCGACGCCCTGGCCGCGATGTGTGCGGCCGGTTCGGTGCCCTGCGTGGCCATCGGTGGCGTCAAGGCGGCGGACATCCCCGAGCTGCGTCGCGCGGGAGCGGTTGGTCTGGCGGTCATCTCGGCGATCTGCGGTCAGGCCGACCCGGCGGCCGCGGCTGCGACGCTGCGCCGAGGATGGGACGCGCCGTGACCCGGCCGCCCGGCCACCCGCCGGTGGTGCTGAGCATCGCCGGTTCCGATCCCAGCGGCGGCGCCGGGATCCAGGCCGATCTGAAGACCTTCAGTGCGCTCGGTGGCTACGGCTGCGCCGTCATCACGGCCCTGACCGCGCAGAGCACCCGCGGCGTGTCCGGCGTCTTCCCGATCCCGGCCGGGTTCGTCGCCGAGCAGCTCGACGCGTTGTTCGCCGACGTCGGCATCGACGCCGTGAAGGTCGGCATGATCGCGAACGCGGAGATCGCCCGGGCGGTGGCCGATGCGCTGCGGCGGTACGCGCCGCCCGTCGTGGTCCTGGATCCGGTGATGGTGGCGACGTCGGGGGATCGGCTGTTGGCACCCGACGCCGAGGACGTCATGCGGTCGGAGTTGTTGCCACTGGCCGACCTGATCACGCCGAACCTGGACGAGGCGGCCGCGCTGCTGGGTACCCAGCGTGCCGCGGATGCGGACGAGACCAGGGCGCAGAGCCTTGCGCTGCGGGCGATCGGCGCGCGGCGGGTGCTGCTGAAGGGTGGCCACCTGGTCGGCCCGGAGGCGACGGACTACCTGGTCGACAGCGACGGCCGGGTGCAGGAGTTGACCGCGGAGCGGATCGACACCGCCAATACACATGGCACCGGTTGCACGTTGTCCTCGGCCGTCGCCGTACTCCGCCCCGGCGCTGATGACTGGTTCACCGCCGTGCAGGAGGCGAAGGCCTACCTGACCACGGCCTTGCGCCACGCCGACGAGCTCATGATCGGCGGCACCGGCACCGACTACTCGCCCTACAGCGGACACGGCCCGGTACATCACTTCTCGGCCATGTGGCCGCGACGGTGAACTCGCGACGGTGAACTCGCGACGGCCACGGGCCGCCGGTCGACCGGGGGTGTAACCCCTCGGACGTGGGTGTGACGGTCGGCCGGGGTGCAAGAGTGGTCGGCATGACGATCTCCGGACGGGCACGGCAGGGTTCGATCTACGCCGCCGGGGTGCTCGGTCGGCGACCGGAGGTGCCCACCGGCTGGACCGCCCTGGAGGCGGCCGCTCGATCTCGACTGTCGGCCAAGGCCTTCGCCTACGTGACCGGGGGCGCCGGACTCGAGCTGACGATGGCCGCCGACCGGGCTGCCTTCGCGCGCCGTCAGTTGTCGCCGAGGGTGTTGCGGGACGTCTCGTCCCGGGACTTGTCGGTCGAGCTGTTCGGCCGCCGGCTGCCCGCGCCGATGCTGCTGGCGCCGATCGGCGCGCTCGGCCTGGTGCACCGCGACGCGGACCTCGCCGTCGCGAGAGCGGCGGCGGCCCTTGGCCTGCCGTACATCTTCTCCAACCAGGCGTCCGTCCCGATGGAGGAGTGCGCGGCCGCGATGGGGGATTCGCCTCGTTGGTTCCAGCTCTACTGGAGCACCTCCGACGACCTGGTCGCCAGTCTGGTCGGACGGGCCGAGGCGGCCGGCGCGGAGGCCATCGTCGTCACCCTGGACACCACGATGCTCGGCTGGCGGCCGCGTGATCTGGATCTGGGGTCGCTCCCGTTCGCGACCGGCGAGGGGATCGCCCAGTACACCAGCGATCCGGTGTTCGCCGAACTGGTGGCCGCGCGAGCGCCGGGCACCCGCATCCGCCCGTCGGTCGCGGAGCTGCCGGCCGCGTTGTCGGCGCTGATCCGGATCGCCCGCCGGCACCCGGGCCGGCTGCTGGACAATCTCCGGTCGCCGGTGCCCATGGCCTTCGTCCAGACCTTCCTGGACGTCTACTCCCGGCCGTCGCTGACCTGGGACGACCTGCATCTGCTGCGCACGATGACCGCACTCCCGGTGGTGCTGAAGGGGATCCTGCACCCGGATGACGCCCGGCGCGCGGTCGACGAGGGGATCGACGGGCTGGTCGTCTCGACCCACGGCGGCCGCCAGGTCGACGGGGCGCGCGGTTCCCTGGACGCCCTGCCCGGGGTGGTCGACGCGGTCGACGGTCGGATCCCGGTGCTGATGGACAGCGGGGTCCGCAGCGGCGCTGACGTGGTGAAGGCGCTGGCGCTCGGCGCGCGGGCCGTCTGCATCGGCCGCCCGTACGTCTACGGCCTGGGACTGGGCGGACGGCAAGGGGTTTCCGATGTGCTGGAGAATCTGCTGGCCGAGCTCGACCTCACGATGGGCCTGTGCGGTCTGACCCGCGTGGCCGACATCAGTGCTGACGCGCTGGCGCCCGACCCCGGGGGCCCGGGCGCCGCGCGTCAGTGATTGGCGAGATACGCGGCCCAGCCGCCGAACCGGGTGATGTCGGAGCCGTCCAGGGCCGCCTGGTGGGAGCAGCCGAACCCGACCGCCCAACGGCCGTCGGCCAGTTCGACGCTGGTCAGGCTCATCGGCGCCGGGAGGGTGGCCAGCAAGGTGCCAAGGGCGGCCGGCGAGAGCAGCCACCGCTCGCCGGCGATGGGCGCGCCGTCACCGGGCAGGACCCGGACCAGGCCGGGTTTGGCGGGCACGGTGTCCAGAGCGACCAACCGGTAGGCGTCGCTGGTCTGCACCGGTTCGACGAACCGCGCGCCCAGGGCCTGCAGTTCACGGTTGAGGGGCTGGCCGCGCAGGTGCGCGCCGAACACGGAGACCTCGATCCCGTTGCCGGGCAATGGATTTCCTGGCTCCTGGCCCAGGAAGCGAGCGGCCAGGTCGAGGGCGACCTGGTCGTGGAACGCAGGCACGACCATCATCACTCCGAACGGAGCGCCGTCGGCCGGGGCAGCCGGGAAGGCGACCGCGGCCATGTCCAGCAGATTGCAGAAGTTCGTGAAGGTCCCGAGCCGCCGGTTGATCGCCACCGGGTCGCCCCGGACCGCGGCGATCGTGGGATGTTCGGTGGTGGTCGGCAGCAGCAGTCCGTCGAATCCGGACAGCATCTGTCCCGCCGCCGCTTTGGCCCGCAACAGCGCATCCTGGTCGTCGATGACGGCCGGTCCGGCCACCCGTCCGGCGTTCAGAACGATGGCCGACACCGTGGGGTCGGCCCCGGCCGGCCGCCCGGACAGGAACTCCCCGACGGCCGAGTACCGCTCGGCCACGATGGCCCCGTCGTACAGCAGGCGGGCGGCATCGAGCAAGCCGGAGATGTCCACCGTGTCGACCCGGCAACCGGAGGCGGCCAGGTCGGCCACGGCGACATCGAACGCCCGCCGGTAACCCGGTTCCAGCGCCTGCAGATCCTCCGGCCGCGGTACCGCGATGCGCGGCACCGACGGTGCGGCCAGCGGGACATCCGGCGGCCAGACCCGGCTGCGGGGATCGGCCCGGTCCGGGCCGACCATCACGCCGATGGCCTGACGGGCCAGGGCGAGTTCCTGGGCGAAGACCGTCACGCAGTCGTAGTCGATGCAGGCCGGGAGGACCCCGGTGGTGGGAACCAACCCGAGGGTGGCCTTGACCCCGATGAGTCCGTGGAAGGCGGCCGGGACCCGACCGGAACCGGCGGTGTCGGTGCCGATCCCGATATCGGCGATCCCGAGCGCGACCGCGACGGCCGAGCCGGAACTCGACCCGCCCGACACGCGTTGCGGGTCCCACGCACAGCGCACGGCGCCGTATGGCGATCGAACGCCGACCAACCCGGTGGCGAACTGGTCCAGGTTCGCCTTGCCCAGAACGATGCCGCCGGCCTCGACCAGCCGCGCGATCGCCGTGGCGGTGGCGTCCGGGGTGAAGGCGAACTCCGGGCAGGCCGCCGTGGTCGGGAGGCCGGCCACGTCGATGTTGTCCTTCACCGCGATCAGCCGCCCGGCCAGCGGCAACGCCTCGCCGGCGGCCACCCGGGCGTCGATCGCGGCCGCCTCGAGCAGGACGGATGTGCTGTCCCGCACCGTGATCCACACCTCCGGCCGATTCGCCGCGGCCATCCGTCGATAGGCGATCCGGACCCGTTCGGTTGCCGGGAGGTCAATCGGGATCGGCGCCGTCAGGAACGGTCCGGCCAGCGTGCCGGTCATGCGTTCCACCTTGCCCTCTCGGCCTGGAAGGCGGCCTGGCGAGTGGCGCGGGTGGCGGCGATCTCGGCGGCGTGCTGGGCCTCGATGCCGGCCACCTCGGACAGTGAGAACTGCGCCGCTCGGGTCCGCAGATCGGAGCGCCCGGCCAGGATGTCGGCCCGGGTGTCCTCCAGCTCCTCGGTCGTCACCGGCGTGAAGCGCAGCCGGTCGAACTGCCGCAACAGCCAGGGTTGCGGATCGCGCTCGGGGTCGTCGGTCAGCAGACGCCACACCGGCACCGTCCGGCCGACCAGCTGGTAGCCGCCGGGCCCTTCCATCCCGTACACGCAGAGGTAGATGCCACCGATCCCGACCGCGTTCTGCGGCGTCCAGGTCCGGGCCGGGTTGTACTTGGTGGTGACCAGCCGATGACGCGGGTCGATCGGCACCGCCACCGGCGCGCCGAGGTAGACGTCCCCGAGGCCGACGACGAGATACGTTGCCGCTTCGACGATGCCGAAGACGTCGTCGCGCTGCGGCAGGTCGTTCATCCGACGGATGAACTCGACGTTGTCCGGGCACCAGGGGGCGGTCGGGTTGACCGACTTCTGGTAGCGCTGCATCGCCTCGTGCGCCTGCGGATGGTCGAAGGCGATGGGCAGGGTGACCTCGCGGACGTTCAACGTCACCTCGGTCGGATCGGCCACACCGGCGGCCAGATCGGCCAGATGCGCGGCCAGCGCGGTCGGCCGGAGACGGCTGTCGTCCACCGCCACCAGCAGAGAGCGCACACCTTCGACGATTTCGGTGACACCGGCCGGGCGGTGGGCCCGCAGGGCGTCGGCCAACAGGTGGATCCACATCCGGACGGTCAGGTCGAACTCGACCCGGCCGGCCTCGACCAGCACGTGCCGATCCCCGGCCAGCCGCACCGTGAAGTCGGGTCGGTGTCCGGTCGGGGCCAGCGCCGCCAGCGGTGCCGTCAGCCGTGTTTCGGGTGCATCAACGGCCACGCGGGTGCTACCTGGATCGACGTCGTCGCCGGTCCCGCGTGGATCGACGTCGCCCGGGGTTCCGCGTGGGTCGACGTCGCCCGGGGTTCCGCGTGGATCAACTTCGTCGGCAGGGCCGAACTTGTTGACTTCTGACCCTTGCGTCCCAATCCGACGATGTTGATCCACGCCTGCGATGTTGATCCACGCCGGGGTGGGTGCGACGGCCGACGGGGGTGCGACGGTGGACGTGGGTGCGACGAGGGCGGCGAGGGTGGAGCGCCGGGTGGCCTGGGCGGCGCGCGCCTGCTCCAGCGACACCGGCACCAACCGCACCGCGTCACCGGGCCGGAGCTGCCCGAGGATCCAGCGGTCGGCGCCGATGACCACACAGGGCACGACGAACCCGCCGAGGCTGGGACCGTCGGGGCCGACGATCACCGGAGTGTCACCGGATAGCATGATCCCGCCCACTGGGTAGGCTGAATCGTGCACGTTCGACGGGTGCAGACCGGCCTCGCCACCGTCGGTCCGAGCCCACCCGGGGGTGGGACCGACCAGGCGGACGCCGGTGCGGTCGCTGCGGTGGTCGACCGCCCAGCTCGCGGCGAACAGTTCGTCGGCGCCGTCGGGGGTCAGGTGCACCGGCGCGCCGTGCGGACCCAGCATGACCCGCAGCTCCCACGACGAGGTCAGCACCGGCAACGCGGCCGAGACGTCGTGCACCGGATTCCGGGAACGCCCGAGCGGCAACACATCTCCCCGCCTCAGGGCCCGACCGTCCAGGCCACCGAACTTGCCCAGGACGAACGTCGATCGGCTGCCCAGCACCTCGCGCACATCGATGCCACCCGACACCGCCAGGTAGCCGCGCATCCCGGGGCCGGCCAGTTTGCCCATGTCCAGCACGGCCCCGGCGGCTACCGGCGTCGGCACTCCGGGTACCACCCGGACGCCGTCGAGCCGCGCCGTCGTGGCCGCCCCGGCGACGGCGATCACGGTGTCGACGGTGAACGCGAGCACCGGGCCGACCATCACACATTCCAGCCCGGCCTCGCCCCGGGTGTTGCCGACGGCCAGCCCGGCCAGGGCGAACGAGTGGTCGTCGAACGCGCCGGACGGTGGAACCCCGACGTCCCAGAACCCGGACCGCCCGGCGAGATCCTGCACGGTGGTCTGGATCCCCGGCTTGAGAAACTCGATGCCGTTGCCGCCCAGGGACTCCGCGCCCTCGGCCTCGGCGATCGCCGCGCCGGGCCCGGTCAGGGTGACCGTCATTTGTCCCACCAACCCAGCAGCTGCACGGGCGTCGGATTCCAGCCGTTGCAGGGGTTGTTGAGTTGCGGGCAGTTGGAGATCAGCACGTACAGGTCGCGCTCGGCCCGGATCTCGACGTACTTGCCCGGGGCTGACAGGCCGTCGGCGAAGGTCAGGCCGCCGTCCGGGGTCACCGGCACATTCATGAAGAAGTTGATGTTGTGACCGAGCTGACGCTGTCCGATACCGACCGACGCGCCGTACTTCAGGAACGTCTGACGACAGGCGTGCTGGTGACGGACGTGGTCGCCGTAACGGATGACGTTCGACTCCTGCGCGCAGGCGCCACCCACGGTGTCGTGACGGCCGCAGGTGTCGGCGACGATGGTGGCCAGCAGGTCGCCCCGGCCGGACATCAGCTTCGATCCGGTGGTCAGGTACACGGCGGTCTGTTCGCGGATCGTGTCGAAAGCGCTGTACCGGTTGTCGATGTCGGCCGCGTCGTAGAACAGGGTGTCGGCGGCCTGGTTGCCGTCGAGGTCGACGATGCGGAAGCGGCCGCCGGCCGGGACGGTGCCCAGGAAGCCGTCCCCGGCCCCGACGACGGTGTCGAGCACCGCGTTCTCGACGCGCAGGTCGCTCTCGGTGAGACTCAGGATGCCGGTCATGCGAACGCCTTTCGGGTTTGGTCGAGGGCCCGGAAGCTCTCGGGGCGGAACGTCGCCGACGGATCGGCGCCGTCCCACGGAGCGGCCAGGTCAACCGAGGCGACCACGCCGGCCGGTGCGCACCGGACCGAGGGGTCCAGCGGGTGCGCCGTGGTGGCCAGGATGACGAGCAGCTCCTGCTCGGCCCGGAGGGTGACGTGGTCGCCTGCGACCGAGGCCTGCGGGACGAAGGTCAACGAGCACGAGGCGTCGTCGGCCGGGACGACCTTGGAGAAGAAGTTCACCGTGCCGTGCAGGTCGGCCTCGCCCATGCCGTACTTGAACAGCTCCAGCAGGAACAGTTCGCGGGCACTGCGGCGCCACTCGTTGCGGTCGTGCTGGTAGTCGGTGGGGGAGAGGCGCTCCAGGTCCCGGGGACCGGTGAATCCGCACAACGCGTCGTGCCACGGCACGGAGGAGTCGACCACGCTGGCCAGGGCCAGTCCGCGATCACTCATCAGCACCACCGGCGGCCTGACGCGGGCGGTCATCTGGGCCTTGAGGGTGTCCGGGACATTCATCCGGTCCAGCCGGTCGGCCGCGAAGACCAGCGTCGAGACGTTCGCGCCGGCACCGGTGGTGGTCAGGGTCAGGCTCCGGCCGGCCTTGAGGGTCACCGACCAGGCCGCGCCGCCCGGGATCTCGTGGGTGTAGAGCGCCATCAGACCGCGGCCTCGGCGACGGCGGTCACGGTCATCTCGTGGCCGATGGCCTCGCGATAGGCCCGCTTCTTGGCGGCGAACACCAGAGCGCCGCCGACGATGACCACGGCCAGGAAGATCAGCGCGAAGTAGTGCAGCACCGGGCTGGAACCGTAGACCGCCTCCCGTGGCCAGGCCAGGTTGATCATCATCGCCAGGCCGAACAGCACGGCGATCACGTTGAGCGGAAGTCCGAAGCGGCCCAAGGAGAATCCGGGTCGACCGGCCTCGTCGCGCACCGTCGGCAGACGGCCCCACGAACCGTTGATGCGCTTGAGCAGCATGGGCAGCGTGACCATCAGGTAGGCCAGGTACAACAGCACGATGCAGGTGCTGGTGAGCGCCGTGAAGACACCGGTCTGGCCCATGTTGACCAGCAGGAGGGCCACGGCCAGGACGCCGACCAGGATCGAGGCGGTCGCGGTGGCGCCGTTGCGGGAGACCTTGCCGAGCTGCTGGGAGAACGGCAGCACCTCGTCACGGGACATCGAGAAGATCATCCGGGTGGTGGCGGTCTGGATGGCCAGGGTGCAGACGAAGGCGGCCAGCACCACGTCGGCCAGGAACGCCTTGCCCAGCACGTCACCCAGCCGGCTGGTGATCACGTAGGCCAACCCGCCGGTGCCGATGTTCGGATCGTTGGCCTCGGGGGCGGCCATCAAAGCACCGATCAGGATGAAGGCGCCGCCGGCGGCCGAGACCGTCAGCGCGCGAATGATGGTGCGGGGCGCCGTCTTCCGCGGATTGTGGGTCTCCTCCGACAGTTCGCCGGCCGAGTCGAAGCCGACCATGACGTACGCGGCCATCAGCGAGGCGACCAGCAGAGAACCGAACAGTCCACCGGACAGGCCCTGGGTGTTCAGCACGACGCCCGGGCCCCGCTTGGCCGAGCTGAACAACGCGATGGCCAGCAACACGACACCGACCAGCTCGCAGGTGACCCCGATGGAGTTGATGACGGCCATGACCCTGACCGCGAAGGAGTTGATCAGGGTGGTGCCGACTAGGACGATCACGCCGAGGACGACGGCGTTCTTCGCGCCACTCGGCGTCAACGGGTTCGGGTCACCGCCGACCAGCTGGAATCCCGACCAGATCGACGGCAGCACGGCTTGCATGGCTACCGCCGCGGCGGCCACCGTCACCACTTGGGCCAGGATCATCGTCCAGCCGGCGAACCAGCCGACCACGTGACCGCCGAGCCGGCGTGACCACTGATAGATGGCGCCCGAGATCGGGTACCGCGCAGCCAGTTCGGCGAAGCACAGGGCGACCGTCAGCTGCCCCAGGAAGACGGCCGGCCAGGTCCAGAAGAAGACCGGACCGGCGAAGGAGTAGCCGAAGCCGAACAGCTGGAAGATGGTGGTGAGGATGGAGACGAACGAGAACCCGGCCGCGAACGACGCGTAGCTCCCGATCGAACGGTGGAGTTGCTGCTCGTACCCGAACTCGCCGAGATCGGACGACGCAACGGTGTCGGTTCCAACTGCGACTGCGGTCATGTCACGACTCCTGGTGAATCCAGGGCCCACGACAACGCCGGCGGGGGCCAATGACGATGGCCTCCCGGGCTTTTATCCCGCCGTGGAACAGGGCCGAAGCCCTGCCTGCACCTCTCGGTCGCAAACCCGATCCGGCGAGGATCGGAGGAACCCTAGGTGCGCCTCGCTGCAGTGAACGAGTCAATGGACAGTGAACGCCCGGTGTGTTTCGGATGTGGTCGCCTGCGGTTTCGTCTCGATGACCGATCGCCGGAATCGGGAAATCGTCCCGAAACACCACCGACGGCCTTCGCCCGCGGCCCGGCATGGCTCCGGTCGCGACGGCGCGAGCGGCCTCGGGGGCCGGCGCGGGGGCTGCGGCCTGGCAGGATCTGCAGGTGTGAGTGCAACGTTGCTGGCCCGGGATCTGACCGCCGCCCATGGGGACAAGGTGCTGTTCTCCGGCTTGGACCTGGTTGTCGCCCCGGGTGACGTGGTCGGTCTGGTCGGTGTCAACGGCGCCGGCAAGTCCACCCTGCTCCGCCTGTTGGCCGGCCTCGACCGTCCCGAATCCGGCCGCGTCGTGGTGAGCCCGCCGGACGCCACCATCGGGTATCTCCCGCAGGAGGTCGAACGGCCGGACGGGGAAACGGTGGGGCAGCACCTGGCCCGACGGACCGGGGTGGCCGCGGCCGAGGCGGCGATGGAGGCGGCCACCACCGCTCTGACCAACGGCGACGAGGGGGCCGACGACGTCTACGGCACCGCACTCGAGCGCTGGTTGTCCCTGGGCGGCGCCGACCTGGAGGAACGGACGGCGGCCATGTTGGCCGAACTCGGCTTGACCGTGGACCCGGCCACGCCGATGACCGGCCTGTCCGGCGGGCAGGCGGCCCGGGTCGGGCTGGCCGCCCTTCTGCTGTCCCGGTTCGACGTCCTGCTGCTCGATGAGCCGACCAACGACCTGGATCTGGACGGGCTCGCCCGGCTCGAGCGCTTCGTCACCGGTCAGCGGGTCGGTCTGGTGGTGGTGTCCCACGATCGGGAGTTCCTGGCTCGGTGCGTGACCTCCGTGGTCGAGCTCGACCTGGCCCAACAGCGGATCGGCGTCTACGGCGGTGGCTACGAGTCGTATCTGGCCGAGCGGGAGGTCAGTCGTCGGCATGCCCGCGAGGCCTACGACGAATACGCCGACAAGAGGTCGGGGCTCGAGGAACGCGGTCGCATGCAGCGGGCCTGGATGGACGCCGGGCTGCGCAAGGCGACCCGGAAGAAGGACAACGACAAGGTGGGCCGTAACTTCCGGGTCGAACAGACGGAGAAGCAGGCAGCCAAGGCACGGCAGACCGAGCGGATGATCGAGCGGCTGCCCGAGGTGGCCGAGCCGCGGAAGGAATGGGAGCTGCAGTACACGATCCAGGCCGCCCCCCGGTCCGGGACGGTGGTCGCGGTCGCGCGGGGCGCGATCGCGAAGCGCGGCAGCTTCAGCCTCGGTCCGGTCGATCTCCAGGTCGACGTCGGCGACCGGATCGGTGTCACCGGACCCAACGGCGGCGGGAAGTCGACGTTGCTGGCCATCCTGCTGGGACGCCTGGAACTGGCCGGCGGGGCCGCCCATCTGGGATCCGGGGTGGCCGTCGGTGAGGTCGACCAGGCCCGCGGTCTGCTGCTCGGCCCGGCCGGGCTGCTGCGGACCTTCGGCGATCTGGTCCCCGACTGGCCCGAGTCCGAGGTCAGGACCCTGCTGGCCAAGTTCGGTCTCAAGGCCGAACACGTACTGCGCCCGGCCATCTCGCTCTCGCCGGGCGAGCGCACCCGCGCCGCGTTGGCGCTGCTGCAGGCGCGGGGGGTCAACCTGCTGGTGTTGGACGAGCCGACCAACCACCTCGATCTCCCGGCCATCGAGCAGCTGGAACAGGCGCTGGACGAATACACCGGCACCCTGCTGCTGGTGACCCACGACCGCCGGATGCTCGACGCAGTGCACCTGAACCGCCGTTGGCACGTGGAAAACGGTGCGGTGCGGGAGATCTGACCTGGTTCGGGCGGTGACGAGCGTCTCCCGGGGCCTGTCACCCGCATTGACGGGTGGGCCGAGCCGGTGCGGCCGGCCCCGGAGACCAGAACGGCTCCGACCTGCGTGGCAGGTCGGAGCCGCGTACCGCTGGCGGAGGATAGGGGATTTGAACCCCTGAGGGCGGTTAACCCAACACGCATTCCAAGCGTGCGCCATAGGCCACTAGGCGAATCCTCCGGCGGGAACTATACCGGGCCGCGGGACGGTCGCTGACCAACGAGCCTGTCGACGTCCCGGTCATCGGCCGGGGGAGCTGGGAGGCCGGCGCGCGGTGGCGCCGGACGGATCGGCTGACCGGCCCCCCGGTCGACGCGGACCACGTCGCCGATGGGACCGGGCCGTCGGGTCGCCGGATGGACCCGGGCCGGGTAGTCGATGGAAGCGGCCGACCTACGGGCAGGTACAGGCACCGACCGGGAAACGGCCGCCGCCGGGCGTGATGGTGGCCACACTCGGCCCCGCGGCCGACCGATCGGTCGGTCCGGGGCGACTTCATAGGAAATCCGTTACGAAATCTCACGCCAATCCGGGGTGCGGGTGTCGGGCTTCGCCCGGTACGCGGTGTCGGTATTGACCCCGGGCAAGCCTTCCTTACGCCACAAGAACGTGACGCATTGTCGCCTCCCGTCGACGAGAGTTGCTGTGCCTTATGGCGACAGGTGCGTGTGGTGTGCCCCGAGTCCGGTGTCCGATGATGTCCACGAGCGGACGCCGGTGCCCGGTAGTCGCCGCCCGGACTTGCCCGGCTCTCGTCCTCGCGCCTCGGAAACGGTGCCAGGGTAAGCGTTCTGCCGACCGAACGGCGGACGCCCCGGGCGGGATTGACAGGCCGCGATGACCAAAAGTCGATCACGCTCCGAAACAAGTCGACTACCTGCGTGGCATCATTGAAACGGTTCTTGTCGAGTCGGCGCAATCACGGGCGTGTCCCGGGCTATGGCGGGCGGGCGACGTGAGGCATCATGATCCCGATACAGGTTCGGGTACATGCCGGGCCGTTGATGTGGAGGCCAGATTTGACGCAAATCAGGGTGCATGAGTTGGCTTCGGAACTGAATGTCAGCACCCAACAGGTCCAGACCATTCTGGCCGACCTGGGAAAGAAGGTACGGGGTCCGTCGACCGTCATCGGCGTCTCCGCCGCGGCCAAGGTGCGAGGGCGTCTGCGGGCACCCAAACCGGCCCGGACCGTTCGGGCCGACGTGCCGGAGCCGGCCCGCGGGCCCGCTGTGGTGACGACGACCGATCCCGCTCCGACGACGAACACGGTGCCCCTCCCGGTGACGACGGTCCCGGCGCCGGTGACGGCACCGATCCCGGTGCCCAGCCAGTCGTCGTTGTTCCTGCCGCCGGTGGCCCCGGCTGCCGTGCCCACCGCTCCTCGGACGACCGGGGACTTCGCCAACCCGTTCGCCGTTCCCGCGGCCCGGGCCGCTCGGCCGCCCGCCCGGCCCGCTCC
This window of the Nakamurella panacisegetis genome carries:
- a CDS encoding 5-oxoprolinase/urea amidolyase family protein, which encodes MTVTLTGPGAAIAEAEGAESLGGNGIEFLKPGIQTTVQDLAGRSGFWDVGVPPSGAFDDHSFALAGLAVGNTRGEAGLECVMVGPVLAFTVDTVIAVAGAATTARLDGVRVVPGVPTPVAAGAVLDMGKLAGPGMRGYLAVSGGIDVREVLGSRSTFVLGKFGGLDGRALRRGDVLPLGRSRNPVHDVSAALPVLTSSWELRVMLGPHGAPVHLTPDGADELFAASWAVDHRSDRTGVRLVGPTPGWARTDGGEAGLHPSNVHDSAYPVGGIMLSGDTPVIVGPDGPSLGGFVVPCVVIGADRWILGQLRPGDAVRLVPVSLEQARAAQATRRSTLAALVAPTSTVAPPSAVAPTPAWINIAGVDQHRRIGTQGSEVNKFGPADEVDPRGTPGDVDPRGTPGDVDPRGTGDDVDPGSTRVAVDAPETRLTAPLAALAPTGHRPDFTVRLAGDRHVLVEAGRVEFDLTVRMWIHLLADALRAHRPAGVTEIVEGVRSLLVAVDDSRLRPTALAAHLADLAAGVADPTEVTLNVREVTLPIAFDHPQAHEAMQRYQKSVNPTAPWCPDNVEFIRRMNDLPQRDDVFGIVEAATYLVVGLGDVYLGAPVAVPIDPRHRLVTTKYNPARTWTPQNAVGIGGIYLCVYGMEGPGGYQLVGRTVPVWRLLTDDPERDPQPWLLRQFDRLRFTPVTTEELEDTRADILAGRSDLRTRAAQFSLSEVAGIEAQHAAEIAATRATRQAAFQAERARWNA
- a CDS encoding amino acid permease, whose translation is MTAVAVGTDTVASSDLGEFGYEQQLHRSIGSYASFAAGFSFVSILTTIFQLFGFGYSFAGPVFFWTWPAVFLGQLTVALCFAELAARYPISGAIYQWSRRLGGHVVGWFAGWTMILAQVVTVAAAAVAMQAVLPSIWSGFQLVGGDPNPLTPSGAKNAVVLGVIVLVGTTLINSFAVRVMAVINSIGVTCELVGVVLLAIALFSSAKRGPGVVLNTQGLSGGLFGSLLVASLMAAYVMVGFDSAGELSEETHNPRKTAPRTIIRALTVSAAGGAFILIGALMAAPEANDPNIGTGGLAYVITSRLGDVLGKAFLADVVLAAFVCTLAIQTATTRMIFSMSRDEVLPFSQQLGKVSRNGATATASILVGVLAVALLLVNMGQTGVFTALTSTCIVLLYLAYLMVTLPMLLKRINGSWGRLPTVRDEAGRPGFSLGRFGLPLNVIAVLFGLAMMINLAWPREAVYGSSPVLHYFALIFLAVVIVGGALVFAAKKRAYREAIGHEMTVTAVAEAAV
- a CDS encoding urea amidolyase associated protein UAAP2; translated protein: MTGILSLTESDLRVENAVLDTVVGAGDGFLGTVPAGGRFRIVDLDGNQAADTLFYDAADIDNRYSAFDTIREQTAVYLTTGSKLMSGRGDLLATIVADTCGRHDTVGGACAQESNVIRYGDHVRHQHACRQTFLKYGASVGIGQRQLGHNINFFMNVPVTPDGGLTFADGLSAPGKYVEIRAERDLYVLISNCPQLNNPCNGWNPTPVQLLGWWDK
- a CDS encoding DUF1989 domain-containing protein, whose product is MALYTHEIPGGAAWSVTLKAGRSLTLTTTGAGANVSTLVFAADRLDRMNVPDTLKAQMTARVRPPVVLMSDRGLALASVVDSSVPWHDALCGFTGPRDLERLSPTDYQHDRNEWRRSARELFLLELFKYGMGEADLHGTVNFFSKVVPADDASCSLTFVPQASVAGDHVTLRAEQELLVILATTAHPLDPSVRCAPAGVVASVDLAAPWDGADPSATFRPESFRALDQTRKAFA